The following coding sequences lie in one Haladaptatus sp. DJG-WS-42 genomic window:
- a CDS encoding amino acid permease: MSEEELAKDLGPLAALTIGVGTMIGAGIFVLPGVAVQTAGPLAAAAFVLGGGIALLTALSASELGTAMPKAGGAYYYVNHALGPLFGSVAGWANWMGLAFASAFYMFGFGQYVSVFVDVPTLALGPFTLTGAKIIALVGAALFTFINYVGAKETGRLQNIIVVTLVAILAVFTTVGALQADISSLRPFAPDGYGPLLPVTGIIFVSYLGFVQITSVAEEIKDPGRNLPRAVIGSVLLVTAIYALVLLVVLAAVPNSVVAGNDTAVVDVARILLGPAGAIALLFGGLLATASSANASILASSRINFAMGRDKIVTEDLNTIHPRFGTPYRAIALTGGFILLFILFGDLETLSTAGSTLHLIIYGLLNIALIVMREANPAGYKPDYKVPFYPIVPILGALISFALIAFINPEIIALSFAFVAFAALWYVFYARSRTEKQGILSQYILNRSEVMPEPAVSAAGAVQPDGGQYRVMVPLANPASEKDLISLASAVAKQKGGTVDAVHIITVPDQTALAGAAAYKDQLDAESSSLLERAREDATTFGVDIDTHTILSHRSFEEIFDAARSHDADLVVMGWGKDSHGAPGRAESTFDELTENIPCDFLVLKNRGFDPSKLLVPTAGGPDSDLSAAVATMLRAEYDSEITLLHAVDSPDEEESGRAFLEQWATDHDLTDVTLRIDTTGDVEGAIETAAKESSLVIIGATEKGLLTRLVRGSLVLDVVDDISCSVLLAEKGRSRTLRERLFGR; the protein is encoded by the coding sequence ATGAGCGAGGAAGAACTCGCAAAAGACCTCGGGCCGCTCGCCGCGTTAACCATCGGCGTCGGCACCATGATTGGGGCGGGCATCTTCGTCCTGCCCGGCGTGGCCGTCCAGACCGCAGGCCCGCTCGCCGCCGCGGCGTTCGTCCTTGGTGGGGGGATTGCCCTGCTGACCGCGCTCTCCGCGAGCGAACTCGGCACGGCCATGCCGAAAGCCGGGGGCGCGTACTACTACGTCAATCACGCGCTCGGGCCGCTGTTCGGCAGCGTCGCTGGCTGGGCTAATTGGATGGGGCTTGCGTTTGCCTCTGCGTTCTACATGTTCGGCTTTGGTCAGTACGTCTCCGTGTTCGTCGACGTGCCCACACTTGCGCTGGGGCCGTTCACGCTAACGGGTGCGAAAATCATCGCGCTCGTCGGCGCGGCGCTGTTCACCTTCATCAACTACGTGGGCGCAAAGGAGACCGGACGGCTCCAAAACATCATCGTCGTCACGCTCGTGGCCATCCTCGCGGTGTTCACGACCGTTGGCGCGCTGCAAGCGGACATTTCCTCGCTCCGGCCGTTCGCGCCGGATGGCTACGGGCCGTTGCTTCCTGTGACGGGCATCATCTTCGTCTCGTATCTGGGCTTCGTCCAGATTACGTCTGTCGCAGAGGAAATCAAAGACCCCGGCCGCAACCTACCGCGCGCAGTCATCGGGAGCGTCCTGCTCGTCACCGCCATCTACGCGCTTGTCTTGCTCGTCGTCCTCGCCGCCGTGCCAAACAGCGTGGTCGCGGGCAACGACACCGCCGTCGTGGACGTGGCGCGCATCTTACTCGGGCCAGCCGGGGCCATTGCCCTCCTGTTCGGGGGCTTGCTCGCCACGGCATCGAGTGCGAACGCCTCGATTCTCGCCTCCTCGCGCATCAACTTCGCCATGGGTCGGGACAAAATCGTCACCGAAGACCTGAACACGATCCACCCACGCTTTGGGACGCCGTATCGCGCAATCGCGCTCACCGGCGGGTTCATTCTGTTATTCATCCTGTTCGGTGACTTAGAGACCCTCTCAACGGCCGGGAGTACGCTCCACCTCATCATCTACGGCCTGCTCAACATCGCGCTCATCGTGATGCGCGAGGCGAACCCAGCGGGCTACAAACCGGATTACAAGGTGCCGTTCTATCCCATCGTGCCGATTCTCGGCGCGCTCATCTCGTTTGCGCTCATCGCGTTCATCAATCCGGAAATCATCGCCCTTAGCTTCGCCTTCGTCGCCTTCGCCGCGCTCTGGTACGTCTTCTACGCCCGCTCGCGGACGGAGAAACAGGGCATCTTGAGCCAGTACATCCTGAACCGCTCTGAAGTGATGCCAGAACCCGCCGTCTCCGCGGCAGGCGCGGTTCAGCCAGACGGTGGTCAGTACCGCGTGATGGTGCCGCTTGCAAACCCGGCGAGCGAGAAAGACCTCATCTCACTTGCGAGCGCGGTGGCAAAGCAGAAAGGTGGCACCGTAGACGCCGTCCACATCATCACCGTCCCCGACCAGACGGCGCTTGCGGGGGCCGCAGCCTACAAAGACCAACTCGACGCAGAGTCCTCGTCGCTGCTCGAACGCGCCCGCGAAGACGCGACGACGTTCGGCGTGGACATAGACACTCACACCATCCTCTCACACCGGTCGTTCGAGGAAATCTTCGACGCGGCGCGATCCCACGACGCAGACCTCGTCGTGATGGGCTGGGGCAAAGATTCCCACGGCGCACCCGGGCGCGCAGAGAGCACGTTCGACGAACTCACCGAGAACATCCCGTGTGACTTCCTCGTGCTCAAAAACCGCGGGTTCGACCCGTCGAAACTGCTCGTCCCGACCGCCGGTGGCCCGGACTCAGACCTCTCTGCGGCCGTGGCGACGATGCTGCGCGCAGAGTACGATTCGGAGATTACGCTGCTACACGCCGTCGATTCACCCGACGAGGAGGAATCAGGTCGCGCGTTCTTAGAGCAGTGGGCCACAGACCACGACCTCACGGACGTAACCCTCCGCATCGACACCACGGGCGACGTCGAAGGCGCCATCGAGACGGCGGCGAAAGAGTCGTCGCTCGTCATCATCGGCGCGACCGAAAAGGGCCTGCTCACCCGCCTCGTTCGCGGGTCGCTCGTCCTCGACGTGGTGGACGACATCTCGTGTTCGGTATTGCTCGCAGAGAAAGGCCGCAGTCGCACCCTCCGCGAGCGGTTATTCGGTCGGTAA
- a CDS encoding universal stress protein yields the protein MGNSLVECVVVPVADETDARTTCLALAPYLDADSRVVALHVIEKAGGAPDKASVEQRQEGAADIFAVVKDTLTVGTVETELRYGTDVAETIFDTATDVDATSIAFSPRGGSRWVRLLSGDVALSLVTDTDRPVVVLPDASDE from the coding sequence ATGGGTAACTCTCTCGTCGAATGCGTCGTCGTCCCGGTCGCTGACGAGACTGACGCACGAACGACCTGTCTCGCACTCGCGCCGTATCTCGACGCCGACAGCCGCGTCGTGGCGCTCCACGTCATCGAGAAAGCAGGTGGCGCACCCGACAAGGCGTCGGTCGAACAACGACAAGAGGGCGCAGCAGACATTTTCGCCGTCGTCAAAGACACGCTCACCGTGGGGACCGTCGAGACCGAACTGCGCTACGGAACGGACGTCGCGGAGACGATTTTCGACACTGCCACGGACGTAGACGCGACGTCAATTGCCTTTTCGCCCCGCGGAGGAAGCCGGTGGGTTCGCCTGCTTTCCGGTGATGTTGCATTGTCTCTCGTGACCGACACCGACCGGCCGGTGGTCGTCTTGCCGGACGCCTCAGACGAATGA